The following proteins are encoded in a genomic region of Vibrio tasmaniensis:
- a CDS encoding ABC transporter ATP-binding protein, which produces MYALEIEQLRKTYAGGFEALKGVSLQVEKGDFYALLGPNGAGKSTTIGVISSLVNKTSGKVKVFGYDIDTDLELAKLNLGLVPQEFNFNPFETVEQIVLQQAGYYGVTKTLAKERAKKYLSQLDLWEKRGERARNLSGGMKRRLMIARALMHEPHLLILDEPTAGVDIELRRSMWEFLKEINEKQGITIILTTHYLEEAEMLCRNIGIINRGELIENTTMKSLLGKLSAETFILDLEDGATEPKLEGVNSQVMVNGSLEIEIDKNLGLNTIFDQLSEQQVKVLSMRNKANRLEELFVSIVREGNK; this is translated from the coding sequence TACAAGTAGAAAAAGGCGACTTTTACGCACTACTTGGCCCAAATGGTGCGGGTAAATCCACCACCATTGGTGTTATCTCTTCACTGGTTAATAAAACGTCAGGCAAGGTGAAAGTGTTTGGCTACGACATTGATACCGATTTGGAGCTAGCGAAGTTGAACTTAGGTTTAGTCCCGCAAGAGTTTAACTTTAACCCGTTCGAAACGGTTGAGCAGATCGTGCTACAACAAGCGGGTTATTACGGCGTGACTAAAACTCTTGCTAAAGAACGCGCTAAAAAGTACTTATCTCAACTCGATTTGTGGGAAAAGCGTGGCGAACGTGCGCGTAACTTATCTGGTGGTATGAAGCGTCGTTTGATGATCGCGCGTGCACTGATGCATGAGCCTCATTTGTTGATTCTTGATGAACCAACGGCGGGTGTTGATATTGAATTGCGTCGTTCAATGTGGGAATTCCTTAAAGAGATCAACGAGAAGCAGGGCATCACCATTATTTTGACTACGCACTATCTAGAAGAAGCGGAAATGCTGTGTCGTAACATTGGTATCATCAATCGTGGTGAGTTGATTGAAAACACCACAATGAAGTCGCTGTTGGGTAAGTTGAGTGCCGAGACCTTTATTCTTGATCTTGAAGACGGAGCGACTGAACCTAAACTTGAAGGTGTGAATAGCCAAGTGATGGTTAATGGCTCGCTAGAAATCGAAATCGACAAGAATCTAGGTTTGAATACCATCTTTGATCAATTGAGTGAGCAGCAGGTAAAAGTCCTCTCTATGCGTAACAAAGCAAACCGCCTAGAAGAGCTATTTGTGAGTATCGTCCGTGAGGGGAATAAATAA
- a CDS encoding ABC transporter permease: MYSLYWTAFCSLLTKEINRFTRIWVQTLVPPAITMTLYFIIFGNLIGARIGEMNGFSYMEYIVPGLIMMSVITNSYSNVASSFFSAKFQKNIEELLVAPVPNYVIIAGFVMGGVVRGLLVGTIVTFVSLFFVDLQVDHWGVIIATVFLTSVVFALGGLINAVFARTFDDISIIPTFILTPLTYLGGVFYSISLLPEFWQGVSKLNPIVYMVNAFRYGFLGVSDVGIVTSFGVLGVFIVVLYGIAHYLVTKGIGLRS; the protein is encoded by the coding sequence ATGTACAGCCTATATTGGACCGCTTTCTGCAGCTTGTTGACCAAAGAGATCAATCGCTTCACGCGTATCTGGGTGCAAACTCTAGTGCCGCCAGCGATCACCATGACGCTTTACTTCATCATCTTCGGTAACCTGATTGGTGCGCGTATTGGTGAAATGAACGGCTTTAGCTACATGGAATACATTGTGCCCGGTCTGATCATGATGTCGGTGATCACCAACTCATATTCCAACGTTGCTTCATCGTTCTTTAGTGCCAAATTCCAGAAGAACATTGAAGAGCTGCTTGTAGCACCTGTTCCTAACTACGTGATTATCGCCGGCTTCGTAATGGGCGGCGTGGTGCGTGGCTTGTTAGTGGGTACTATCGTCACCTTTGTATCGCTATTCTTTGTTGACCTTCAAGTCGACCACTGGGGCGTGATCATTGCGACGGTATTTCTCACGTCGGTTGTGTTTGCTCTGGGTGGTTTGATCAACGCGGTATTCGCACGCACGTTTGATGATATTTCTATTATCCCAACCTTCATTTTAACTCCGCTGACGTATCTGGGTGGTGTGTTCTACTCGATCAGTCTATTGCCTGAATTCTGGCAAGGTGTATCGAAGTTGAACCCTATCGTGTATATGGTAAACGCGTTCAGATATGGCTTTTTGGGAGTGTCTGATGTTGGTATTGTGACGTCGTTTGGCGTACTAGGTGTGTTTATTGTCGTGCTGTATGGCATTGCACATTACTTAGTTACAAAGGGGATCGGCTTACGTAGTTAA
- the panC gene encoding pantoate--beta-alanine ligase, translated as MQTFAEIAALREQIKQFKRDGRTVAFVPTMGNLHEGHLTLVKKARELADIVVVSIFVNPMQFDRADDLNNYPRTLEADLNKLTGEGVELVFTPTPEVMYPDGLDKQTFVEVPGISHMLEGASRPGHFRGVSTIVTKLFNIVQPDFACFGEKDFQQLAVIRQMTTDLALDIEIVGVATVREMDGLAMSSRNSNLTIDERQRAPVLARTMRWISSAIRGGRDDYASVIEDATDQLRAADLQPDEIFICDVKTLQAITSESTQAVILMSAFLGKTRLIDNQVLDLVSETKEEVKEETAE; from the coding sequence ATGCAAACTTTTGCTGAAATAGCGGCTCTTCGTGAGCAGATTAAACAGTTTAAGCGTGATGGACGTACGGTTGCTTTTGTCCCGACAATGGGAAACCTGCATGAAGGCCACTTAACTCTGGTCAAGAAAGCTCGCGAGTTGGCTGACATTGTTGTGGTAAGCATCTTTGTGAACCCAATGCAGTTTGACCGTGCTGATGACCTAAACAACTACCCTCGTACGTTAGAAGCCGATTTAAACAAACTAACAGGCGAAGGTGTTGAGTTAGTCTTTACGCCAACACCAGAGGTGATGTACCCAGATGGATTAGACAAACAGACGTTTGTTGAAGTCCCTGGTATATCTCATATGCTTGAAGGTGCCTCTCGCCCAGGTCACTTCCGCGGTGTATCAACAATTGTCACGAAACTGTTTAATATCGTTCAGCCAGACTTTGCATGCTTCGGTGAGAAAGATTTCCAGCAACTTGCTGTGATTCGCCAGATGACAACTGACTTAGCGCTAGACATTGAGATTGTGGGTGTCGCGACTGTTCGTGAAATGGATGGTTTAGCAATGAGCTCTCGCAATAGCAACCTAACGATTGACGAACGTCAGCGAGCTCCAGTTCTAGCGCGCACTATGCGTTGGATCAGCAGTGCTATTCGTGGTGGTCGTGATGATTACGCGTCTGTCATTGAAGATGCAACAGACCAACTGCGCGCAGCAGACCTGCAACCGGATGAAATATTCATTTGTGATGTAAAAACGTTACAAGCAATCACTTCAGAATCGACTCAAGCCGTGATTCTAATGTCGGCTTTCCTAGGTAAGACTCGTCTTATCGACAACCAAGTTTTAGATTTGGTCTCGGAAACGAAAGAAGAAGTGAAAGAAGAAACTGCTGAGTAA
- the panB gene encoding 3-methyl-2-oxobutanoate hydroxymethyltransferase, with the protein MKKVTINDLIKCKQEGRKFATSTAYDASFAQLFESQEMPVLLVGDSLGMVLQGRNDTLPVTVEDIAYHTRSVRAGSPNCLLMADMPFMSYATPEQACENAATLMRAGANMVKIEGGSWLIETVKMLTERAVPVCAHLGLTPQSVNIFGGYKVQGRDNEQADKMVADALALQDAGAQIVLLECVPASLAKRITEACDVPVIGIGAGNVTDGQILVMHDMFGISANYMPKFSKNFLAETGDMRKAVALYKEEVESARFPDDAHTIA; encoded by the coding sequence ATGAAAAAAGTAACCATTAACGACCTAATCAAGTGCAAACAAGAAGGCCGTAAATTCGCGACGTCGACAGCTTATGATGCGAGCTTTGCTCAATTATTCGAAAGCCAAGAAATGCCAGTTCTGCTTGTCGGTGACTCACTGGGTATGGTTCTACAAGGCCGTAACGACACATTACCAGTAACCGTTGAAGATATTGCTTACCATACTCGCTCAGTGCGTGCTGGTAGCCCAAACTGTCTTCTTATGGCTGACATGCCATTCATGAGTTACGCCACACCAGAGCAAGCCTGTGAGAACGCAGCAACCTTAATGCGTGCTGGTGCGAATATGGTGAAAATCGAAGGCGGAAGCTGGTTGATTGAAACTGTGAAAATGCTAACAGAACGTGCTGTTCCAGTATGTGCGCACTTAGGCTTAACACCTCAATCGGTGAACATTTTTGGTGGTTACAAAGTTCAAGGTCGTGACAACGAGCAAGCCGATAAAATGGTTGCTGATGCACTAGCACTGCAAGATGCAGGTGCTCAAATCGTTCTTCTTGAATGTGTACCAGCTTCATTAGCAAAAAGAATTACAGAAGCTTGTGACGTACCGGTTATCGGCATCGGCGCAGGTAATGTTACCGATGGTCAGATCTTGGTTATGCATGACATGTTCGGTATTTCTGCGAACTACATGCCGAAATTCTCTAAGAATTTCCTAGCTGAAACAGGTGATATGCGTAAAGCCGTCGCTCTATACAAAGAAGAAGTAGAGAGCGCACGTTTCCCTGATGATGCTCATACAATCGCTTAG
- the folK gene encoding 2-amino-4-hydroxy-6-hydroxymethyldihydropteridine diphosphokinase: MITAYIAVGSNLADPVSQANLAIETLKNLPRSTFVATSQLYSSTPMGPQNQPDYINAVVAIKTELTPIELLDCTQKIEQEQGRVRKDERWGPRTLDLDIVLYGNEVIDSERLTVPHYGMKEREFVLYPLAEIAPSLQLPDGTELTELLKIVDKNGLNVWQQ, translated from the coding sequence ATGATAACGGCTTACATTGCGGTCGGCAGTAATCTTGCCGACCCCGTTAGCCAAGCAAATTTGGCTATCGAAACGCTAAAAAACCTACCGCGTTCAACGTTTGTTGCGACCTCACAGCTATATAGTAGCACTCCAATGGGGCCGCAAAACCAACCCGACTACATCAACGCGGTAGTAGCAATTAAAACAGAATTAACGCCAATTGAACTGCTTGATTGCACTCAAAAGATCGAGCAAGAGCAAGGGCGCGTCCGTAAAGACGAGCGTTGGGGCCCAAGAACCTTGGATCTCGATATCGTGTTATACGGCAATGAGGTGATCGATTCAGAGCGCTTAACCGTTCCTCATTACGGAATGAAAGAAAGAGAGTTTGTGCTCTACCCGCTTGCTGAAATCGCACCAAGTTTACAACTCCCTGATGGGACTGAGCTGACAGAGCTACTAAAAATAGTAGATAAGAACGGGCTCAATGTTTGGCAGCAATAG